Part of the Coriobacteriaceae bacterium genome is shown below.
GATGTCACCGTTATCGAGATGACCAAGACGCTCGCCGCTAACGAGGGCGGCGCCGGTCGCGCGGTGCTCATCACGCGCATGCTCTCCAAGGGCGTTCACGTGCTGACCGAGGCCAAGGTGACCGAGATCACCGAGGACACCATCAGTTACGAGAAGGACGGCGAGGTCCACACTATCGCCGATGCCGACACGCTGGTGCTTGCCATGGGCTACCGTCCCAATACCAAGCTGGCCGATGACCTTACCGCTGCCGGCGTTGCCGCCCACGTGCTGGGTGATGCCCAGAAGTGTGGCAACATCCGCGATGCCATTGGCGACGGCTACAAGGTTGCCTGCGAACTCTAGTCAACGCTCTGGTGCAAGAGGGACAGGTTGCTTTGCACCAACTTGGTGCATCGGCACCTGACCCCTTCGCACCATTCGATAGCAAAAAGCGGCGGCCGCCCCGGGTTTCGGGGCGGCCGCCGCTTGCTTTTACGGCACTGGTGACGCGAGCGGTCTCTATTTCACCGCAACCGAGGGGATGGGGGATGCGATAGTATTACGTGATGAATTTCGATAAACAGTGGGCTTCATCCGAGGGCTTTATGGAACAACACCAGCATTATCAGAGCCTGCAAGATCAGGCATATAACGCATTGCGCTCCAAGATTATCTATGCCGAGCTCAAACCCGGCACGCGCCTTTCGGCGATTGGTCTGGAAAAGGAGACAGGAATCGGGCGCACGCCCATTCGCGAGTCTTTTGTGCGCCTGCGCGAGCAGGAGCTGGTGGAAACGCGTCCCAAAAGCGGCACCTATGTCTCAAAAATCAGCATGGAGCACGCCGAGAACGCCTGCTTTTTGCGCGAGAAACTCGAGAGAAGCGTGCTTATTAAATGCTGCTCTGCCGCCACGCCCGAGCAAAAGCAGCGGCTTGAGCAGATTCTTGCCGAGTCCGAATCGCTCGACTATCGCGAAACGCGTCGCTTTTTCGACTTGGATAACCTGTTTCATGAGACGTGTTTTGAGATTGCCGGCCGCCATATGTTGTGGGATTGGATGAAGAGCGTCAACACGCATTTTGAGCGATACAACTGGTTGCGTATGGTGTCGCAGGATCTGGATTGGGAACCGATTCGTCGGCAGCATCGCCGGATTCTCGAGGCCATTAAGAAGGGCGACACCGACACGGCGAGCTATTTGGCAGAGACGCACTTGCATCTGATGCCCGAGGAGCAGGGCCCGGTTATCGCCTTGCATCCCGACTATTTCGAGCTGCCCAAAGACTCGGCTATCTAACTCGCGCCCTTTATTAGCTGCGGTGAAATTAAGATCGTTCTGCGGGTCTGGTGGCGTAGGCAGTTCGCATAAATGCCTAAAATGGCTCAGACTGCCGACAATTGGGAAACGGGGTGCGCTATGGCGCAGATGAGAATCAAGGACATTGCCGCCGAGGCAGGCGTGAGCCCGGCCACGGTTTCGCGCTATCTCAACAACCGCCCCGGGCAGATGACCGAGGAAACCCGTGCTCGCATCGCGGCGGTTATCGAGCGCACCGGCTATCGTCCACGTGCCGCCGCGCGCAATCTGCGCAGCTCGCGTACCAACCTCATCGGCGTGATCTTGGCCGACATTGCTAACCCGTTCTCCAGCGCCATGCTCGAAGGGCTTTCCGCCAGTGCCGCCGCGCGCGGCTGCTCGCTCATGACTGCCATTAGCGGCAATGATTCCGCCAAGGAAGCAGAGTCACTCACCAGACTTATCGATGCCGGTGTGGACGGCCTGGTCGTCAACACCTGTGGCGGCAATGACGAGGCAATCGCCGCGGCCGCGGGGCGCCTGCCCGTCGTGCTGCTCGACCGCGATGTTGCCGACGGCGGCATCGACTTGGTGACATCTAACAACCGTGAGCTGGTCGCTGGCTTGGTAGACGAGCTCGCCGCTGCGGGCTGTGAGCGCCTGTGCATGCTCACCGAGGCAAGCGACGACAGCCCCGTGCGTCGCGAGCGCGCCAAGGCCTTTACTGACGAGCTTTCGCACCGTGGCCTTGCGGGCGAGGTTATCACCTTGGCCGACGGGGGCGCCACGGGCGTCAGCCGCCTGGACGAGACCATCCGCGACTATGCGGGCAAAAAACTCGGCCTCATTGCCGTCAACGGCCTGGTCTTCCTGCGTCTGACCGAGGCGCTGGCGCAGCTTGGTCCCTCGCTGCCGGCGGGGCTCAAGATCGCGACGTTTGACGATTACCCCTGGAACCACGTGCTCTTTGGCGGTGTGACCACGGCCGCGCAGGACACCCTCACCATTGCCGAGCGTGTGGTCGAGCGCCTGTTCGAGCGCATCGACGTTGTTACCACCACCGTGGGCGAGGCCGCAAAGCTGGCGCCCAAGTGCATCGAGATCCCCGGCCACATCGAACACCGCGCCTCGACCTCGCGCTAGCCGTTCGTTCGCAACTGCCTGTTCGCGCACGTTTTTTGAGCGCTTGATACGCTTTAACCCTGCGGAAACATTTTTCTGCGATAGTATCTGCGATATAGACCAGTCGAAACCCGCCCGAAAGAAAGGGGAGCGACATGAACCAGCAGAACATCGATTACGTACTCCGCTCCGTAGAGCAGCGTGACATCCGCTTTGTGCGTCTGTGGTTTGTCGACATTCTCGGCCGCCTCAAGAACTTTGCCATTAGCCCCGAGGACCTCGAGGTCGCTTTTGAGGAGGGTATTGGCTTTGACGGCTCCGCCATCGAGGGCTTTGCCACGCCCGAGGAAGCCGACATGCTGGCGTTTCCCGATGCTTCGACCTTCCAGATCCTGCCGTGGCGCCCGAGCCACAACGGCGTCGCCCGCGTGTTCTGCGACGTGTGCACTCCCGATCGCAAGCCGTTTGCCGGCGATCCGCGCGATGCCCTGCGCCGCATGTTCCGCAAGGCCGAGAAGGCCGGCTACCTGCTCAATGTGGGTGCCGAGCTGGAGTATTACTACTTCCCCGACGAGCACACCCCCGAGCCGCTCGACAACGTGGGCTACTTCGATCTTTCGGTGAGCGATGCCGCTCGCGACCTGCGTCGCAACACGGTCCTCACGCTCGAGAAGATGTCCGTGCCCGTGGAGTACACCTTCCACGCTGCCGGTCGCTCGCAGCACGGTATGAGCCTGCGCCATGCCGAGGCCCTGAGCATGTCCGACGCCATCACCACGGCCAAGCTCATCATTAAGCAGCAGGCCTACGAGAGCGGTTGCCACGCCTCCTTTATGCCCAAGCCGTTGGCGGGTGAGGATGGCAGTGCTATGTTCCTGTGCCAGTCGCTGTTCGACCACGACGGCAACAACGTCTTTTGGGGCGAGGACGACGAGAAGTACCACCTCTCCGATATCGCCAAGCACTACATGGCCGGCATCCTGGCGCACGCGCGCGAGATCAGCGCTATCACTAACCCCACGGTCAACTCGTATAAGCGCATCACCACGGGTGGCGACTCCGTGCCGCAGTACGCCACGTGGGGCCTGCGCAACCGCGCGAGTATGGTCCGCATTCCGGTCTACAAGCCCGGCAAGCAGCTGTCCACGCGCATCGAGCTGCGCAGTCCCGATCCCATGGCCAACCCGTACCTGGTCAACGCCGTCACGCTAGCGGCCGGTCTGGACGGCATCGAGCGCAAGCTGGAACTCCCGCCCGAGGCAACTGCCGAGACGCTCAAACTTACCGACCGTCAGATGGTCGAGGCCGGCTACACGCCGCTGCCGCGCTCGCTCAAAGAGGCGCTCGACGTGTTTGAGGACTCGCAGTTTATGAAGGATGCCCTCGGCGAGCACATCCACAGCTTCTTCCTCAAAAAGAAGCGCGCCGAGTGGCATAAGTTTGAGTCTACGATCACCGAGTGGGAGATCAAGCACTACCTGGCGAACTCCTAATCACGCTGGCTTGTTCCAGTACGATTGAGCTCATTTCTTTGGAGGCCGATATGTCCGAAAAGAGTGCCCTGTTCATGGCGCGCACGACGCGCTTCCACGAGTTTGCCCGCAGCTTGACGACCACCCTGGGTGTCGAGGTGAGCCTGGCAACCCCCGATTCGCCGACTGCGGCGCACGACTTTGACCTGCTGATCCTCGATTCCGATGGCATCCGCAGCGACCGCATCGATCAGATTGCCAAATGGCTCGACGACCGCGGCGGCGTTCCCATGCTGGTGATCGTCGACGACGAGGCGCTCGGTACCTTGCGCCTGCCCAATCACGCGCATGCCGACTTTGTATGCCCCACGGCGACGCCCAACGAGCTCAAGGCTCGCGCGCAGCGCCTGATGGGCGAGGAGGAGACCGTCACCGCCGACGATGTGCTCAACATCGATAACCTCGAGATTAACCTGGCCACCTACCAGGTGACGCTCGATAACGAGCCCATCGACCTGACGCTGATGGAGTACTCGCTGTTGAGCTTTTTGGCGACGCACCCCAACCGCGCCTACAGCCGCGAGGTGCTGCTGCACCGCGTGTGGGGCTTTGAGTACTGCGGCGGCACGCGCACCGTCGACGTGCACATTCGACGCATCCGCTCCAAGGTGGGCCCGCAGATCGCGGCACACATCACCACCGTCCGCGGCGTGGGCTATCTGTTTAAGGACTAGATTTCCGCCACAAAGGGGACAGGCACCTTTGTGGTGGTTTTGACGCGGGTGCGGGTTCCTCTCGAATCTGCAGCAGAACTTAAGCCTTCCTAAAAGATTGCGTTCTCATACACTTGCGCCCGCATATTGGGGTACAACTCAACGTGAACAATGATGGCCCGCCACATGTTTGGCGGGCCTTTGGTTATTTGACGAAAGGATCGCAGCTATGAGCGAGTACGATTCCCAGCGTCCCCAGGATGCGGGCAACGCCGGCGAGACCCAACAGCAGCCGCGTGTGCAGGTAGAGTCGACGCCTGCCGATGGCAACAACATTCCTTACGTGCAGGCCTACGACACGCAGACCGGCCAGCCGCTGGGTGGCCAGCAGGTCGTGAACAAGCACACGGTGGTCAAGACCAAGACCAAAAAGCTGCCGATCTTTATTACGGCACTTGCCGGCTGCGCCTGCGGCGCCCTGCTGGTCATTGCGCTCATTATGAGCGGCACGCTCAACATTGGCGGCGGCAAGAATGCCGTGACGGCGGGCGCTTCGGGTTCATCGACGCAAAAGATCACGATCGACTCCGAGGACACCACGCTGGCCGAGGCCGTTTCTGCTAAGGCCCTGCCCTCCGTGGTTTCCATTACCGCCACTTCGAGCGGCGGCCAGAATGGCTCGCTTTCGCAGTCTGCTGACGAGTCGGACAGCTCGGGCAGCGTCGGTTCGGGCGTTGTGCTCGATACCGAGGGCCATATCCTCACCAACAACCACGTGGTCGATGGCTATGACCAGTACGTGGTTACCATGGACGACGGCACCACCTACGAGGCCGAGTTCGTGGGCAACGATGCCTCGAGCGACCTGGCCGTCATCAAGCTCAAGGATGCTGACGCCTCCAAGCTCACGCCGATTGAGATCGGTGATTCCTCCAAGCTCAACGTGGGCGAGTGGGTCATGGCGATCGGTTCGCCGTTTGGCAACGAGCAGTCTGTCTCCACGGGTATCGTCTCGGCGCTCTATCGCTCCACGGCCATGAGCTCTACCAACGGTAACACCATCTATGCCAACATGATCCAGACCGATGCCGCCATCAACCCGGGCAACTCCGGCGGCGCGCTCGTTAACGATAACGGCGAGCTTGTGGGTATCAACTCGCTCATCGAGAGCTACTCGGGCTCCAGCTCGGGCGTGGGCTTTGCCATTCCGGTCAACTATGCCAAGAACATTGCCGACCAGATCATCGACGGCAAGACGCCGGTGCATCCGTACCTGGGCGCTACGCTTTCGAGCGTCAACGCGCTCAACGCTCGCACCAACAAGCTGAGCACCGATAGCGGCGCGTACGTGGCGAGCGTCGTCGAGGACGGTCCTGCCGCCAAGGCTGGCATCCAAGAGGGCGATGTCATTACCAAGCTGGGCGATGACGAGATTACGAGCGCCGATGGCCTGATCATTGCGCTGCGCAGCCACGAGGTGGGCGAGAAGGTCGAAATCACGCTCATGCGCGGCAAGGAGGAGAAGAAGGTCACTGTCGAGCTGGGCTCCGACGAGGAGCTGCAGAACCAGCAGCAGGACGACAGTTCGACCGACACCGGCAACGGCGGTATTACCGACGAGCAGCTGCGCCAGTACCTGGAGGAGCTGCTCGGCCAGCAAGGCCAGGGTCAAGGCTACGGTCAGGGTTACTAACGAGCTTTTCGCACATATCGAGGCCAGAGGGGCTGTCCCATCAACACGGGGCAGCCCCTTTTTTCTTATTGATCCGTTGGGGACGGAGGAAAACGGATCATTTAGAACTGGCAAGAGCATGGTTTGATCGCGTGATCCATCCCGGTCCGGTGGCTGCCGATTCGGTGCGGTTCGAAAGGGTTATTCGGCGGCATGGTGACCGGTGGTACTCTTGTATCCGTTTGAAATCGAGCGAAGGAGTGCCGCTATGGAGCAATCGAGCCTGTTTGGTGACGGCGTGGACATCGATACCGAAACGCCCGCGAGCACGGATACCGCTGCGCCGGCCGATGCCCGTGCCCAGGCGGCAGCGCGTGCGGCCGAGCTGCGCCACGAGCTCGACTACCACGCCTATCGCTACTACATGCTCGACGCGCCCGAGATCACGGACGCCGCCTTTGACAAAATGCTTGTTGAGCTCCAGCAGATCGAGGCGACCTACCCCGATTTGGTAACGCCCGACAGCTACACCCAACGCGTGGGTGGGTACGTGAGCGAGCAGTTTACGCCGGTCACGCATATGGCGCGCATGTATTCCATGGACGATGCCATGGATCTGGACGAACTTGACGCGTGGCTCCAGCGCGCCGAGGATGCGCTCGGTGCCGGCAGCGTCACCTATACCTGTGAGCTTAAGATCGACGGTCTGGGCGTGGCGCTTACCTACCAAAACGGCACCTTTGTGCGCGCCGCCACGCGCGGTGACGGCACCACGGGTGAGGATGTGTCGCTCAACGTGCGTACCATCAAGGATGTGCCCATGCATCTGTCCGAGGCAGCGCTCGCCCACATGGGCGCCGACCGTGAGCGTACCATCGAGGTGCGCGGCGAGGTCTACATGCCTAAGGGCAGCTTTGTTCGTCTAAATGAAGAGGCCGATGCCGAGGGGCGCGACCCCTTCGCCAACCCGCGCAACGCTGCCGCCGGCAGCCTGCGTCAGAAGGATCCCAAGATCACGGCGCGCCGCGACCTGGCCACCTTTATCTACGCCATCGCCGATACCGACCCGCTGCACGTCCACAGCCAGCGCGAGTTTCTGGACTGGCTGCGCAGTGCCGGCTTTAGCGTCAACCCCAACGTGGCCCGTTGTGCTACGCCGGCCGAGGTCCACGAGTTCTGTGCCAAGGCGCTCGAGCACCGCGGCGACCTGGATTACGATATCGACGGCGTGGTCGTAAAGGTTGACAGCTTCCAGCAGCAGCTCGACCTGGGCTTTACCGCCCGCGCACCACGCTGGGCCATTGCCTTTAAGTTCCCGCCCGAGGAAAAGCAGACCGTCCTGCGCGTGATTCGCATCCAGGTGGGTCGCACCGGTGTGCTCACGCCGGTCGCCGAGTTCGACCCGGTGACGGTTGCCGGCTCCACCATCGCGCGCGCCACGCTGCACAACATCGACGAGATCCGTCGCAAAAACGTGCGCGAGGGCGACACCATCATCGTGCACAAGGCGGGTGACGTGATCCCCGAGGTCGTGGGCCCGGTGCTCGATAAGCGCCCGGCCGATTCGGTTGACTGGCACATGCCCGAGGCCTGCCCCGTGTGCGGCAGCCCCGTGGTTCACGAGGATGGCGAGGTTGCCTACCGCTGCGTCTCCATCGATTGCCCCGCACAGCTCAAGGAGCGCCTGCTCCACTGGGTGAGCCGCGGCTGCATGGACGTCGACGGCCTGGGCGATGAGATCGTCGACAAGATGATCGCCGCCGGCCTGATCCATGATGTCGCGGACTTCTACCAGCTTACGGTGGACGATATCGCCGGCCTGGACACGGGCCGCACCTATGCCAGCTCCAACAGCAAAAAGGGCGTCAAGAAGGGCGACCCCATTCCGGTAGGCCTCAAGACGGCCGAGAAAATCATCGCCGAGCTCAACAAGTCCAAGAGCCAGCCGCTCGGTCGCGTGCTGTTTGCCCTGGGCATCCGCCACGTGGGCAAGAGCGTGGGCGAGGTCATCGCCGAGCGATTCCTGTCGATTGACAAGCTCATCTTGGCGAGCGAAGAGGATATTGCCGAGTGCGAGGGCATCGGTCCCAAGATTGCGGCGAGCGTCAAGCAGTTCCTGGCCGTGCCCGAGAACCTTGCCGTGCTGGAGCGCCTGCGCCAGGCGGGCCTGCCGCTCGAGGTTGACCTAGGCGCCGCTCATGCGCAGGCCGCAGCCAACGCTGGCGTGGCGGGTGAGCTTGCTGACGCACAGCCGCTTGCGGGTCTGACCTTCGTGCTCACCGGCACGCTCGTCAACCGCACCCGCGACGAGGCGGGTGCGGCGCTCAAGGTGCTCGGCGCCAAGGTTTCGGGCAGCGTGTCAAAGAAGACAAGCTATCTGGTCGCCGGCCCCAAAGCGGGCTCCAAGCTCACCAAAGCCGAGCAGCTGGGTGTGCCCGTGCTGGACGAGGACGCACTCGAGCAGATTTTAGCTACCGGTGAGGTGCCCCAGGCTTAAGGCACCGATAACCAAATTGAGAAACCTCCCGGAAAGTTCGATGCTTTCTGGGAGGTTTTTATTTGGGTGCGGTGACGGGCACCGTGATCTGCGTCATGTAGGTTGCTGAGGGTGATCCTGCGGACCGGTGCCGTCCCGGAGCGATAAGAGATTCATGCAGAGCAGAGGGGCCCATAATGGTTGATTGCCTCCATTGTGGTGATTTTTATACACGTTAACATTAACATTAACGTGTATACTAAGCAGTGAAGATATATGTTGAGAGGAGCCGCTATGGTTACCGTCGCGTTTTCGGAACTGCGCCAAAACCTTACGCAGGTGGCCGAAAAGGTTGCCAATGAGGGCGAGGAGGTTGTGGTCTTCAAGCGGAGCAAACCGTTGTTCAAGATCGTGCCACTCGACTATAAAAGCCCAGTTGCGGTGGAATATGACGCTGCTCAGGAGCGTGGGGTCGCAAAGCCGGCGCGCGACGCGGGCAGGCCCAAGCGCGATGTGGGTACGATGTGGCATCCCAAGATCACCTGGAAGGAGATTCGCGAAATGCTCGCGGAGGATGAGGACTACCAGGAGTATCTCGATATCGTGGCCAAAATGCCAAAAGGAACGCCGCTCGATACGATGACGGTTGAAGATGAAAAGCGCGTCGCGAGGGAGCGCTACCTATGAGAGCATTTCTCGATACCAATTTTCTGCTCGATTGCGTGCTTTCGGGTCGGCCGGAGCATGGGGCGGCGCAAACCATCAAGGGGCTTGTTGACGTGGGGCTTATCGAGGGCGTTGTTTCGGCCTGCTCTCTCAAGGACGCGTATTACATTCTCACTAAACAGGCCGGCGAGGCGCGCGCCCGCGATGTGGTGCGCGACTGCCTTAAGAGCTACTCGCCAGAGCCTCTCGACCAAGAAGCTTGTTTTACCTCTGCCTATTCCGATGAGCCGGACTTTGAGGACGGCTGTATCCGTGCGATGGCCGAGCGTGCCGGCGTGGACTTTATCATCACGCGCGATCGAGCCGCTTTTGTGCGCTCGACCATCAAGACCTTCTCGCCCGCAGAGTTCATCCGGGCG
Proteins encoded:
- a CDS encoding LacI family transcriptional regulator; this encodes MAQMRIKDIAAEAGVSPATVSRYLNNRPGQMTEETRARIAAVIERTGYRPRAAARNLRSSRTNLIGVILADIANPFSSAMLEGLSASAAARGCSLMTAISGNDSAKEAESLTRLIDAGVDGLVVNTCGGNDEAIAAAAGRLPVVLLDRDVADGGIDLVTSNNRELVAGLVDELAAAGCERLCMLTEASDDSPVRRERAKAFTDELSHRGLAGEVITLADGGATGVSRLDETIRDYAGKKLGLIAVNGLVFLRLTEALAQLGPSLPAGLKIATFDDYPWNHVLFGGVTTAAQDTLTIAERVVERLFERIDVVTTTVGEAAKLAPKCIEIPGHIEHRASTSR
- a CDS encoding type II toxin-antitoxin system prevent-host-death family antitoxin, producing MVTVAFSELRQNLTQVAEKVANEGEEVVVFKRSKPLFKIVPLDYKSPVAVEYDAAQERGVAKPARDAGRPKRDVGTMWHPKITWKEIREMLAEDEDYQEYLDIVAKMPKGTPLDTMTVEDEKRVARERYL
- the ligA gene encoding NAD-dependent DNA ligase LigA, translated to MEQSSLFGDGVDIDTETPASTDTAAPADARAQAAARAAELRHELDYHAYRYYMLDAPEITDAAFDKMLVELQQIEATYPDLVTPDSYTQRVGGYVSEQFTPVTHMARMYSMDDAMDLDELDAWLQRAEDALGAGSVTYTCELKIDGLGVALTYQNGTFVRAATRGDGTTGEDVSLNVRTIKDVPMHLSEAALAHMGADRERTIEVRGEVYMPKGSFVRLNEEADAEGRDPFANPRNAAAGSLRQKDPKITARRDLATFIYAIADTDPLHVHSQREFLDWLRSAGFSVNPNVARCATPAEVHEFCAKALEHRGDLDYDIDGVVVKVDSFQQQLDLGFTARAPRWAIAFKFPPEEKQTVLRVIRIQVGRTGVLTPVAEFDPVTVAGSTIARATLHNIDEIRRKNVREGDTIIVHKAGDVIPEVVGPVLDKRPADSVDWHMPEACPVCGSPVVHEDGEVAYRCVSIDCPAQLKERLLHWVSRGCMDVDGLGDEIVDKMIAAGLIHDVADFYQLTVDDIAGLDTGRTYASSNSKKGVKKGDPIPVGLKTAEKIIAELNKSKSQPLGRVLFALGIRHVGKSVGEVIAERFLSIDKLILASEEDIAECEGIGPKIAASVKQFLAVPENLAVLERLRQAGLPLEVDLGAAHAQAAANAGVAGELADAQPLAGLTFVLTGTLVNRTRDEAGAALKVLGAKVSGSVSKKTSYLVAGPKAGSKLTKAEQLGVPVLDEDALEQILATGEVPQA
- a CDS encoding trypsin-like peptidase domain-containing protein → MSEYDSQRPQDAGNAGETQQQPRVQVESTPADGNNIPYVQAYDTQTGQPLGGQQVVNKHTVVKTKTKKLPIFITALAGCACGALLVIALIMSGTLNIGGGKNAVTAGASGSSTQKITIDSEDTTLAEAVSAKALPSVVSITATSSGGQNGSLSQSADESDSSGSVGSGVVLDTEGHILTNNHVVDGYDQYVVTMDDGTTYEAEFVGNDASSDLAVIKLKDADASKLTPIEIGDSSKLNVGEWVMAIGSPFGNEQSVSTGIVSALYRSTAMSSTNGNTIYANMIQTDAAINPGNSGGALVNDNGELVGINSLIESYSGSSSGVGFAIPVNYAKNIADQIIDGKTPVHPYLGATLSSVNALNARTNKLSTDSGAYVASVVEDGPAAKAGIQEGDVITKLGDDEITSADGLIIALRSHEVGEKVEITLMRGKEEKKVTVELGSDEELQNQQQDDSSTDTGNGGITDEQLRQYLEELLGQQGQGQGYGQGY
- a CDS encoding response regulator transcription factor, which translates into the protein MSEKSALFMARTTRFHEFARSLTTTLGVEVSLATPDSPTAAHDFDLLILDSDGIRSDRIDQIAKWLDDRGGVPMLVIVDDEALGTLRLPNHAHADFVCPTATPNELKARAQRLMGEEETVTADDVLNIDNLEINLATYQVTLDNEPIDLTLMEYSLLSFLATHPNRAYSREVLLHRVWGFEYCGGTRTVDVHIRRIRSKVGPQIAAHITTVRGVGYLFKD
- a CDS encoding GntR family transcriptional regulator produces the protein MNFDKQWASSEGFMEQHQHYQSLQDQAYNALRSKIIYAELKPGTRLSAIGLEKETGIGRTPIRESFVRLREQELVETRPKSGTYVSKISMEHAENACFLREKLERSVLIKCCSAATPEQKQRLEQILAESESLDYRETRRFFDLDNLFHETCFEIAGRHMLWDWMKSVNTHFERYNWLRMVSQDLDWEPIRRQHRRILEAIKKGDTDTASYLAETHLHLMPEEQGPVIALHPDYFELPKDSAI
- a CDS encoding glutamine synthetase family protein, with the protein product MNQQNIDYVLRSVEQRDIRFVRLWFVDILGRLKNFAISPEDLEVAFEEGIGFDGSAIEGFATPEEADMLAFPDASTFQILPWRPSHNGVARVFCDVCTPDRKPFAGDPRDALRRMFRKAEKAGYLLNVGAELEYYYFPDEHTPEPLDNVGYFDLSVSDAARDLRRNTVLTLEKMSVPVEYTFHAAGRSQHGMSLRHAEALSMSDAITTAKLIIKQQAYESGCHASFMPKPLAGEDGSAMFLCQSLFDHDGNNVFWGEDDEKYHLSDIAKHYMAGILAHAREISAITNPTVNSYKRITTGGDSVPQYATWGLRNRASMVRIPVYKPGKQLSTRIELRSPDPMANPYLVNAVTLAAGLDGIERKLELPPEATAETLKLTDRQMVEAGYTPLPRSLKEALDVFEDSQFMKDALGEHIHSFFLKKKRAEWHKFESTITEWEIKHYLANS
- a CDS encoding PIN domain-containing protein, with the protein product MRAFLDTNFLLDCVLSGRPEHGAAQTIKGLVDVGLIEGVVSACSLKDAYYILTKQAGEARARDVVRDCLKSYSPEPLDQEACFTSAYSDEPDFEDGCIRAMAERAGVDFIITRDRAAFVRSTIKTFSPAEFIRAFPIPEE